The sequence below is a genomic window from Carassius carassius chromosome 45, fCarCar2.1, whole genome shotgun sequence.
agcatgAATTTCGCGAGTGAACAGCGACTCTTtagtagcacgtagaacgcgttcatgtcaagtaaagtttttgggaaaagcgcaTGGATTTGCGGAGAGCGTTTGTAATCTTGCACgtagagagcgctcttcagagcgaagatacatcgttatcgggaaactcaacccagatcagatttaagcattcattaaagtgaatcggttcaaaggagtcattagttcgcatATCGGACgtgtcattagtggacagatatgttcatatgctccgcgcatataacgttactcccaaatatatttttaggtcgcacagattaaatttcaggagcatatgcgacaaaaatgttggcaatttcgagccttgtagaagctgctaaactttctagctagaagtaagcaataaccaacatggcgttactttgctaagttagcccagaatcgtttaacattaatgttatggaagcaTGACAAAAGTCCCCCCCAACCcccgcacttttttttttttttgcatgatttacgagagcatcattttccggatttttccggaagaatcacacccctgaCAAGTCCATGACAAGAACAAGACCATTAAAATACGGTCTCGAGACCGAGTCCAAGGCTCGAGTACTCAACACTGGacatgatcatgcgcatctagtcagtaaatctagttcggtgattaccgctaaatccccatcacctgctttcaaatggagaggTATTTAAAAGTCAGAGCTGTAGATcattgacaagctacgcaatatcgcgtatATTGTCagtgtcagtgatctacggctgaaccagatttactgactagatgcgcatgatcatatcattagatatatcacccagccctacttgggGACTTGTATCTGTACCTCCCTGGCTAAATAAGCCATGTACAGTAAGAGATGTGTAATGTATTGTCACCACTGGGAAAAGCACAGCAGAGTTTGAAGGTGATGTCAAAACTTACTTTAGCTTTCTGAAAGAACTGACGGAAACAGCCTCGTGGGTCCTGCTGAGTGTTGCGGGCCATTTCCAGAATAAACTGCATGACGACTGCCTGATGAGCCACCTGCTCCATTAATGCCTCTTTCTGCAGAAGATCCAGACAGTCAGGATATTCAGGACCTAGTAGTAGGTCGTGGAGGCACACACTAGTACATACTGCAGAAACAGTACAGCTTGTGTGCACTCACTTGCTCTGCCTGCAGACGGAAGCACCACAGGATCAGGTAATTGGCCGTTTCTTCACAGATGAGATGGTGGTACTCTGCTAGAAAGCGCTGACTATCATCCCACCTCCTCAACATACCTGTCCAGTCAGAACAGAGAGGACAACCTCCATTCAGATGAACAATCTCCATTAATAAACACACAAATCAAGCTCCGTGACTTACCAAAATGTTTCAAGAGTTCTTCATTACGCTGGATGAAGCTTATGTTCTTATCGTGATGGGATTCATAAGGCCAAGACTGTGAACTGTTTATGATACTCTaggaaacaatgagaaaaaagGGCATATGTACACTTATAATATAATAAGTGaaactggaccacaaaaccagtcataagggtacatttttttaaattgagatttatgcatcatctgaagctgattaaaataatttactaataattaaaacatttacagtgggacatttacaaaatatcttcatggaacatgatctaacctaatgatttttggaataaaataataataatcttgacccatacaatgtatttttggctattgctatttcacatatgtacatacacatatacatacatggtacggaaagtattcagacccccttaaattttcactctgttatattgcagatatttactaaaataattcaagttcattttttccctcattaatgtacacacagcaccccatattgacagaaaaacagaattgttgacatttttgcagatttattaaaaaagaaaaactgaaatatcacatggtcttaagtattcagaccctttgctgtgacactcatatatttaactcaggtgctgtccatttcttctgatcatccttgagatggttctacaccttcatttgagtccagctgtgtttgattatactgattggacttgattataAGATTATAAGATCTATATAAGACCTTCCAGCTCACAGTGCAtatcagagcaaatgagaatcatgaggtcaaaggaactgcctgaaaagctcagagacagaattgtggcaaggcacagatctggccaagttTACAtgtctgctgcacttaaggttcctaagagcacagtggcctccataatccttaaatggaagacgtttgggatgaccataatccttcctagagctggccgtctggCCAAACTAAACTAtcaggggagaagagccttggtgagagaggtaaagaagaacccaaagatcactgtggctgagctccagagatgcagtcggaaggtgggagaaagttgttgaaagtcaaccatcactgcagccctccaccagtcggggctttatggcagagtgtcccgacggaagcctctcctcagtgcaagacacatgaaagcccccatggagtttgctaaaaatcACCTGAAGGACTCTACtcagatgagaccaagatagaactttttggcctcaattctaagcggtatgtgtgtagaaaaccaggcactgctcatcacctgtccaatacagtcccaacagtgaagcatggtggtggcagcatcatgctgtgggggggggtttcagctgcagggacaggacgactggttgcaatcgagggaaagatgaatgtggccaagtacagggatatcctggacgaaaaccttctccagagtgctcaggacctcagactgggccaaaggttcaccttccaacaagacaatgaccctaagcacgcagctaaaataataaaggagtggcttcacaacaactccgtgactgttcttgaatggcccagccaggcCCCGAACTTAAACTCAATGGatcatctctggagagacctgaaaatggctgtccaccaatgtTTACCACCCAACCTGatagaactggagaggatctgcaaggaggaatggcagaggatccccaaatccaggtgtgaaaaatttgttgcatctttcccaaaaagactcatggctgtattggATCAAaaggtgcttctactaaatattgagcaaagggtctgaatacttaagaccatgtgatattttaggttttcttttttaataaatgtccaaaaatgtcaacaattctgtgtttttctgtcaatatgaggtgctgtgtgtacattaatgaggaaaaaacttaaatggttttagcaaatggctgcaatataacaaagtgtgaaaaatgtaagggggtctgaatactttccatacCCACACTGTATAGAAAAATTCTAAATGTCTCAATTTACATGACATGATAAAAagtacccaaacttttgaatggtagtgtatatttagCTGTTCAAAAGAAAGTAACAAACATAAGTGTAAagatattcattttattcatgttAGCCCTGTTCCAAAACATACCATGCCTCTGAAGGGGAAATGGTGCTGTGTGTTTTATACTTTGACTCAGAGCTCAGTGCTGAGATCTCAATTCTCTAATAAGTACAAGAGATGAGATACCTTGTCAAACACATCTCGGCTGGCCCCTGGGCACAGAGTGGGGCTCCGTCCCAGCAAGCTCTCTTTATGTCTCCACTCCTGCTCGGTCTGCGAGAGCTCTGTGGAGGAGGCCAGGGCTCGAGCGCGCTCCTGCTCCACAGACTCAGAGCTGTGCAGCTCCAAACCACAGAGCTGATCCTGCGCCTCGGCCAGCTGCCACTGCGAC
It includes:
- the LOC132127569 gene encoding hsp90 co-chaperone Cdc37-like 1, with translation MEWFRGGVFQAEPDRKETMPRAHPQEPSVESVASLCLSQQRCVKASIVSQWQLAEAQDQLCGLELHSSESVEQERARALASSTELSQTEQEWRHKESLLGRSPTLCPGASRDVFDKSIINSSQSWPYESHHDKNISFIQRNEELLKHFGMLRRWDDSQRFLAEYHHLICEETANYLILWCFRLQAEQKEALMEQVAHQAVVMQFILEMARNTQQDPRGCFRQFFQKAKAGQEGYLDVFHTELNDFLQRVKEYTMKSKGETPKDTVHQNTPPGCQLDPKEVFESLPPELKTCIQMQDMQILQSVLSSMNPQVAEYHVKRCLEAGLWTNIPRASKEESSETNEWRMMESLQ